In Archocentrus centrarchus isolate MPI-CPG fArcCen1 chromosome 24, fArcCen1, whole genome shotgun sequence, one DNA window encodes the following:
- the dtl gene encoding LOW QUALITY PROTEIN: denticleless protein homolog (The sequence of the model RefSeq protein was modified relative to this genomic sequence to represent the inferred CDS: inserted 2 bases in 2 codons; substituted 1 base at 1 genomic stop codon), producing the protein MLFRSVVDRGVGRRRLNAVPADLWSRYPLSSLLEGYRCVRHDEHISYGNLGDSVPPFGLAFSSARDLQNVLAAANEEGIVRIYNTESRENPLLKAWLAHENAVFDIAWMPGEPQLVTAAGDQMARLWDVKSGELLGSFKGHLCSLKSVAFVPEEKAVFSTGARDGNIMVWDTRCSKKDGFYRQVNQISGAHNKAESNPPSKTKKRRSSMRGMAPSVDTQQSVTVVLFRDQHTLISSGAVDGVIKMWDLRKNYTTHRHDPVPLQAYPYPGSCMRTRLGYSGLILDSSRSNVMCNCTDDNIYMFNVCGIKRHPVAVFSGHQNSSFYVKSSISPDGQFLASGSSDNHTYIWKISDPQHPPMMLQGHSEEVTSVAWCPTDFTKIASCSDDHTVRIWRLQRETDGVQSSLGEANIVGWARPKLPSGPSIPAETTPAKIQRRESLGGITSPQPGACAPSGAALPLPSSTTLSNCSQNTKVAAVRHRTPPSIKXWLSPSNRSSDQVRSPVHRVLSPSPQSSASSTSPTERRAKRRLETGDCSSSGCEGTEQCRLHYXTLPCSQRNRTLSSVCCPVQESSAQTDCHTEDNKPASSRQTGKENCSPRAVNWLSAMSQKFRKGQRSPRSPRSPSSAXKQESKTPASPTVCTPQTMKKISMYFTKRASGLTCWNQLGAFL; encoded by the exons ATGCTTTTTCGCTCAGTGGTGGACAGAGGAGTGGGCAGACGGAGGCTGAATG CTGTCCCTGCAGATCTCTGGTCCAGGTACCCTTTGAGCTCCCTGCTTGAAGGCTACCGGTGTGTCCGTCATGATGAACATATCTCCTATGGGAACCTTGGTGACTCTGTGCCACCATTTGGATTAGCTTTCTCCTCTG CCAGGGACCTGCAGAACGTCCTCGCAGCAGCTAATGAAGAAGGCATTGTTAGGATCTACAACACAGAGAGCCGTGAAAATCCACTTCTTAAAG CATGGCTGGCTCATGAGAATGCTGTCTTTGATATCGCTTGGATGCCGGGAGAGCCTCAGTTA GTAACCGCTGCAGGTGACCAGATGGCCAGGCTCTGGGATGTGAAGTCTGGAGAGCTGTTAGGCAGCTTCAAGGGCCACCTCTGCAGCCTCAAGTCCGTTGCATTCGTGCCAGAGGAGAAAG CTGTGTTCTCCACTGGGGCCAGAGATGGAAATATTATGGTCTGGGACACCAGGTGCAGCAAAAAAG ATGGTTTCTACAGACAGGTGAACCAGATCAGCGGAGCTCACAACAAAGCAGAGTCAAACCCACCCTCTAAAACAAAGAAGAGACGGAGCAGCATGCGCGGCATGGCTCCAAGTGTG GACACCCAGCAAAGTGTTACAGTGGTTTTGTTTAGGGATCAGCATACCCTCATCTCTTCAGGAGCTGTTGACGG AGTAATCAAGATGTGGGATCTGAGGAAGAACTACACCACACACCGTCACGATCCTGTACCCCTGCAGGCGTATCCATATCCAGGTTCTTGCATGCGGACTCGACTGG GATATTCCGGACTCATTCTGGACTCATCAAGATCCAATGTCATGTGCAACTGCACAGACGACAACATCTATATGTTCAATGTCTGCGGAATAAAACGACACC CAGTGGCGGTTTTCAGTGGCCACCAGAACTCTTCATTTTATGTCAAGTCCAGTATTAGCCCAGATGGCCAGTTCTTGGCCAGCGGCTCAAGTGACAACCACACATACATTTGGAAG atCTCTGACCCTCAACATCCTCCCATGATGCTTCAAGGTCATAGCGAGGAAGTGACATCTGTTGCATGGTGCCCAACAGATTTCACTAAG ATTGCTTCCTGTTCTGATGACCACACTGTGCGGATCTGGCGACTTCAGCGAGAAACTGATGGAGTACAGTCGTCATTAGGAGAGGCTAACATAGTAGGCTGGGCACGTCCTAAGCTTCCATCAG GGCCTTCCATCCCAGCTGAAACAACCCCTGCCAAGATCCAGAGGAGAGAGAGCCTTGGTGGCATAACCTCACCCCAGCCTGGAGCTTGTGCTCCCAGTGGAGCCGCCCTGCCCCTTCCTTCCAGCACCACTTTATCCAACTGCTCTCAGAACACTAAAGTTGCAGCTGTTCGCCACAGGACTCCACCCTCTATCA AGTGGTTATCCCCAAGCAATAGATCTTCCGATCAGGTTAGGTCTCCAGTCCATCGGGTTCTGAGCCCGTCTCCCCAGAGCTCAGCAAGCAGCACGTCCCCCACAGAACGACGGGCCAAACGCAGGCTGGAAACTGGTGACTGTTCATCTTCAGGCTGTGAGGGCACCGAGCAGTGCAGACTGCATTACTGAACTCTCCCCTGCAGCCAAAGGAACCGTACCCTCTCTAGTGTGTGCTGCCCTGTCCAGGAGAGTTCAGCACAAACAGACTGCCACACAGAAGACAACAAACCAGCTTCATCCAGACAGACCGGTAAGGAGAACTGCTCTCCCAGAGCTGTGAACTGGCTATCGGCGATGAGCCAGAAGTTTAGGAAAGGTCAAAGAAGCCCTAGAAGTCCCAGAAGTCCCAGTTCCG AAAAACAAGAAAGCAAGACACCAGCTTCACCA
- the ints7 gene encoding integrator complex subunit 7 has translation MSLTSARSFLSEACYGEQELDANSALMELDKGLRSGKLGEQCEAVVLFPKLFQKYPFPILINSAFLKLADIFRLGNNFLRLCVLKVTQQSEKHLEKILNVDEFVKRVFSVIHSNDPVARAITLRMLGSLASIIPERKNAHHSIRQSLDSHDNVEVEAAIFASASFSAQSKDFAAGICNKVSEMIQGLDTPVELKLKLIPMLQHMHHDASLASSSRELLQHLVNSYPSTPMVIVSLHTFTQLAASSLIDIPKQLQLLLQYLKDDPRKAVKRLAVNDLKLLAKKAPHLWIRENTQTLCECALTIPYNSLKLGMLAVLSTLSGTIAIKQYFSNVAGGSSVPPRLTDLVKLAQECCYHSNLAVAAHGVIVLSNIAISCPEKDIVQLEQDTVLGVESLLMLCSQDSSPGAQATLKTALTSLVKLLKSRPHLSQSAVEFLLSQLHLSCDSSRVLMCHALAAIATQLPVLGDGMLGDLVDLYRVASHSSTDKQQELLVSLATVIFVVSQSSLSAEVKTVIKQQLENVANGWTVYRIARQASRMGCHEFSSELYQCLRTRVASEHFYFWLSSLKEFSQAEQCLSHIKDGDYSGAMSAIAEALRSYQKGIASLTAASTPLSPLTFQCEFIKLRIDTLQALSQLICTCNSLKTSPPPAIATTIALTSGNDLQRCGRISVQMKVCMDEFRSLAARYADLHQSSFDADYATLRNVELQQQSCLLVSHVIEALILDPQAASFQEYGTVGSVQTESEYERRMMSVFNHVLEEVEGLTKKHPPVSHLHTSCLCDAVIALLKVPLSFQRYFFQKLQSTSIKLALSPSPRTPSEPIPVQNTQQLTLKVEGVVQHGSTPGLFRKIQSVCLNVTSVLQSKTGPDYKIPLDTKTNEIKQQVEPHNDYFSTQFLLNFSILGTHSVTVEASVVDESGIEWKTGPKTTVSVKSLEDPYSQQLRHQLQQGGAQPPPQRAAYTRF, from the exons ATGTCGCTTACCTCAGCACGCTCATTCCTATCGGAGGCTTGTTATGGCGAACAGGAGCTCGACGCTAATTCCGCTCTCATGGAGCTGGACAAAG gGCTGCGGTCGGGGAAGCTTGGGGAGCAGTGTGAGGCTGTAGTTTTGTTCCCCAAACTCTTCCAGAAGTACCCATTTCCCATCCTCATCAACTCTGCATTTCTAAAACTAGCAGACATCTTCAGGCTTGG TAACAACTTTCTGCGTCTCTGTGTGCTCAAAGTGACTCAACAGAGTGAGAAGCATTTGGAGAAGATTCTTAATGTGGATGAGTTTGTGAAAAGGGTGTTTTCAGTCATCCACAGTAATGACCCTGTGGCCAGGGCCATCACTCTGAG GATGCTTGGTAGTTTGGCCTCCATCATCCCAGAGAGGAAGAATGCCCACCACAGTATTCGCCAAAGCCTGGACTCTCATGACAATGTAGAAGTTGAGGCTGCCATCTTTGCATCTGCAAGCTTCTCTGCACAGTCTAA agaTTTTGCAGCTGGAATTTGCAACAAAGTCAGTGAGATGATTCAAG GTTTAGACACTCCTGTGGAACTGAAGCTGAAGTTGATCCCCATGCTGCAGCACATGCATCACGACGCCAGCCTGGCATCCAGCAGCAGAGAGCTTTTACAGCACCTGGTTAACTCTTATCCTTCCACCCCCATGGTCATCGTCTCGCTGCATACCTTTACCCAGCTGGCTGCCTCCTCCCTCATAGATATCCCCAAGCAG ctgcagctcctccttcAGTACCTAAAAGATGAtccaagaaaagctgtgaaGAGACTTGCAGTTAATGATTTAAAGCTTCTGGCTAAAAAGGCTCCTCAcctgtggattagagaaaacaCTCAG ACGCTGTGTGAGTGTGCTTTGACCATCCCTTACAACAGTCTGAAGCTGGGGATGCTGGCCGTCCTCTCGACCCTCTCTGGAACAATTGCAATCAAGCAGTATTTTAGTAATGTGGCAG GTGGCTCTTCGGTTCCACCCCGGCTCACTGACCTGGTTAAATTGGCACAGGAATGCTGTTACCACAGCAACCTGGCAGTTGCTGCTCATGGGGTCATAGTGCTCTCCAATATTGCCATCTCCTGTCCAGAGAAAG ATATAGTACAGCTGGAACAGGACACAGTTTTGGGAGTGGAATCTCTTCTGATGCTCTGCAGTCAGGACAGCAGCCCCGGTGCACAGGCCACACTGAAA ACAGCTCTCACCTCATTGGTTAAGCTGCTGAAAAGTCGACCTCATCTCAGCCAGTCAGCTGTGGAATTCCTGCTCAGCCAGCTCCACTTATCCTGCGACTCCTCTCGTGTTCTCATGTGCCACGCTCTGGCAGCCATTGCCACCCAACTGCCTGTGCTGGGGGACGGTATGCTCGGGGATCTGGTTGATCTCTACCGGGTGGCCAGTCACTCATCCACTGACAAGCAGCAGGAGCTTCTG GTTTCCTTGGCAACGGTGATTTTTGTTGTGAGCCAGTCATCTTTGTCAGCTGAAGTGAAGACGgtcatcaaacagcagctggaaaaTGTTGCTAACGGCTGGACGGTGTATCGCATTGCACGGCAAGCCTCGCGCATG GGATGCCACGAGTTCTCCAGCGAGCTGTACCAGTGTCTGCGGACTCGTGTGGCATCAGAGCACTTCTACTTCTGGCTGAGCAGCCTGAAAGAGTTCTCCCAGGCTGAGCAGTGCCTGAGTCACATCAAGGATGGGGACTACAGCGGAGCCATGAGTGCCATCGCAGAGGCCTTGCGCTCCTACCAAAAGGGCATCGCCTCCCTCACA GCAGCCAGCACTCCTCTGAGCCCTCTTACATTCCAGTGTGAGTTCATTAAGCTGCGGATCGACACCCTGCAAGCCCTGTCGCAGCTCATTTGTACCTGCAACAGCCTGAAAACCAGCCCTCCTCCTGCCATTGCCACCACCATCGCCCTCACCTCAGGCAATGATCTGCAGCGCTGTGGCCGCATCTCAGTGCAG atgaaGGTGTGCATGGATGAGTTCAGAAGTCTCGCTGCTCGCTATGCTGACTTACACCAGTCTTCGTTTGATGCTGATTATGCGACCCTTCGCAATGTGGAGTT ACAACAGCAGAGCTGCTTGCTCGTCTCCCATGTAATTGAAGCCTTGATACTGGACCCACAGGCCGCCAG TTTTCAGGAGTACGGCACTGTGGGGTCGGTCCAGACGGAGAGTGAATATGAGCGACGGATGATGTCAGTCTTCAACCATGTGCTGGAGGAAGTGGAGGGCCTCACCAAGAAACACCCTCCTGTCTCACATCTG CACACCAGTTGTCTCTGTGATGCCGTCATAGCTTTGCTGAAGGTGCCGCTGTCTTTCCAGAGATATTTCTTCCAAAAGCTGCAGTCCACCAGCATTAAG CTTGCCCTCTCGCCATCCCCGCGAACACCGAGCGAGCCAATCCCAGTGCAGAACACTCAGCAGCTGACTTTGAAGGTGGAGGGTGTGGTACAGCATGGCTCAACCCCGGGACTCTTCAGGAAGATCCAATCTGTTTGTCTTAATGTTACTTCAGTTCTTCAGAGCAAGACGGGACCGGACTACAAG atTCCACTGGATACTAAAACAAATGAGATCAAGCAGCAGGTCGAGCCCCACAATGACTACTTCAGCACCCAGTTCCTGCTGAATTTCTCCATCCTGGGCACCCACAGCGTCACTGTGGAAGCCTCGGTGGTGGATGAGAGCGGCATCGAGTGGAAGACCGGGCCCAAGACGACAGTGTCGGTCAAGTCTCTGGAGGATCCGTACTCCCAGCAGCTCCGTCACCAGCTGCAGCAGGGCGGAGCTCAGCCTCCACCACAGAGGGCCGCATACACTCGCTTCTAG